In Zingiber officinale cultivar Zhangliang chromosome 1A, Zo_v1.1, whole genome shotgun sequence, a genomic segment contains:
- the LOC122024285 gene encoding TOM1-like protein 1 isoform X1 yields MELGATKMSDNLMDKVSALGERLKIGGAEVSRKMKDGMSSMSFKMKEIFQGQNQAEKIVEEATSENLEGPDWSSNLEICDMINSEKFNSIDFIRGIKKRIMLKDPRVQYLALVLLETCVKNCEKAFSEVAAERILDEMVKLIDDPQTVVNNRNKALIMIEAWGESGDELRYLPVYEETYKSLKSRGIRFPGRDSESLAPIFTPPRSVTETEAYDSLSQHTYDDVPTFSFTAEQIKETFDVARNSLELLSTVLSSLPHQEALQDDLTKTLFLQCQQSQYTVQRIIETAADNEVVLFEALNVNDELQKVLSKYEELKKPPLVQSEPEPAMIPVAVEPEDSPRVSREDVLVRKPAGSRTKSSGDDDILNDLDEMIFGTKGGSTSEDQDPKRKHQQQKDDLITF; encoded by the exons ATGGAG CTTGGAGCAACGAAAATGAGTGACAATTTGATGGATAAAGTCAGTGCCCTTGGTGAGCGTCTAAAAATTGGGGGTGCTGAGGTGAGCAGGAAAATGAAAGACGGCATGAGCTCCATGAGTTTCAAGATGAAGGAAATATTTCAAGGTCAGAACCAAGCTGAGAAGATTGTGGAGGAAGCGACATCAGAGAATCTAGAGGGTCCTGACTGGTCTTCTAACCTTGAGATATGTGACATGATTAATAGTGAAAAGTTCAACAGTATTGATTTTATCCGCGGCATAAAGAAACGGATCATGTTGAAGGATCCTAGGGTCCAATATCTTGCTTTAGTTCTTCTTGAGACCTGTGTAAAAAACTGTGAGAAGGCTTTCTCTGAGGTTGCTGCAGAACGAATCCTTGATGAGATGGTCAAACTTATTGATGATCCTCAGACTGTTGTAAATAACAGGAATAAGGCTCTTATCATGATTGAAGCATGGGGAgagtctggtgatgagctccGATATTTACCAGTATATGAGGAAACTTATAAG AGCTTGAAATCTAGAGGCATTCGTTTTCCAGGACGAGATAGTGAAAGCTTAGCTCCAATTTTTACACCACCACGTTCAGTTACGGAGACTGAAGCGTATGATAGTTTATCTCAACATACTTATGATGATGTACCCACATTTAGTTTTACAGCTGAACAGATAAAGGAAACATTTGATGTTGCTCGCAACAGTCTTGAACTTCTGTCAACAGTTCTCTCCTCCTTGCCTCATCAAGAAGCTCTTCAG GATGATTTGACAAAGACCCTCTTCCTACAATGCCAACAAAGCCAATACACTGTCCAGAGAATCATTGAGACTGCAGCTGACAATGAAGTAGTTCTATTTGAGGCCTTGAATGTGAACGATGAGCTTCAGAAGGTCCTCTCCAAGTATGAAGAGCTGAAGAAGCCTCCGTTGGTACAGTCTGAACCTGAACCCGCAATGATACCAGTTGCTGTGGAACCTGAAGATTCTCCTCGGGTCAGTAGAGAAGATGTTCTCGTCAGAAAACCTGCTGGTTCGAGGACCAAGTCTAGCGGCGACGATGACATCCTGAACGACCTTGACGAGATGATTTTTGGCACCAAGGGAGGCAGCACATCTGAGGATCAAGATCCAAAAAGGAAGCATCAGCAACAAAAGGATGATCTGATCACCTTCTAA
- the LOC122024285 gene encoding TOM1-like protein 1 isoform X2, producing the protein MSDNLMDKVSALGERLKIGGAEVSRKMKDGMSSMSFKMKEIFQGQNQAEKIVEEATSENLEGPDWSSNLEICDMINSEKFNSIDFIRGIKKRIMLKDPRVQYLALVLLETCVKNCEKAFSEVAAERILDEMVKLIDDPQTVVNNRNKALIMIEAWGESGDELRYLPVYEETYKSLKSRGIRFPGRDSESLAPIFTPPRSVTETEAYDSLSQHTYDDVPTFSFTAEQIKETFDVARNSLELLSTVLSSLPHQEALQDDLTKTLFLQCQQSQYTVQRIIETAADNEVVLFEALNVNDELQKVLSKYEELKKPPLVQSEPEPAMIPVAVEPEDSPRVSREDVLVRKPAGSRTKSSGDDDILNDLDEMIFGTKGGSTSEDQDPKRKHQQQKDDLITF; encoded by the exons ATGAGTGACAATTTGATGGATAAAGTCAGTGCCCTTGGTGAGCGTCTAAAAATTGGGGGTGCTGAGGTGAGCAGGAAAATGAAAGACGGCATGAGCTCCATGAGTTTCAAGATGAAGGAAATATTTCAAGGTCAGAACCAAGCTGAGAAGATTGTGGAGGAAGCGACATCAGAGAATCTAGAGGGTCCTGACTGGTCTTCTAACCTTGAGATATGTGACATGATTAATAGTGAAAAGTTCAACAGTATTGATTTTATCCGCGGCATAAAGAAACGGATCATGTTGAAGGATCCTAGGGTCCAATATCTTGCTTTAGTTCTTCTTGAGACCTGTGTAAAAAACTGTGAGAAGGCTTTCTCTGAGGTTGCTGCAGAACGAATCCTTGATGAGATGGTCAAACTTATTGATGATCCTCAGACTGTTGTAAATAACAGGAATAAGGCTCTTATCATGATTGAAGCATGGGGAgagtctggtgatgagctccGATATTTACCAGTATATGAGGAAACTTATAAG AGCTTGAAATCTAGAGGCATTCGTTTTCCAGGACGAGATAGTGAAAGCTTAGCTCCAATTTTTACACCACCACGTTCAGTTACGGAGACTGAAGCGTATGATAGTTTATCTCAACATACTTATGATGATGTACCCACATTTAGTTTTACAGCTGAACAGATAAAGGAAACATTTGATGTTGCTCGCAACAGTCTTGAACTTCTGTCAACAGTTCTCTCCTCCTTGCCTCATCAAGAAGCTCTTCAG GATGATTTGACAAAGACCCTCTTCCTACAATGCCAACAAAGCCAATACACTGTCCAGAGAATCATTGAGACTGCAGCTGACAATGAAGTAGTTCTATTTGAGGCCTTGAATGTGAACGATGAGCTTCAGAAGGTCCTCTCCAAGTATGAAGAGCTGAAGAAGCCTCCGTTGGTACAGTCTGAACCTGAACCCGCAATGATACCAGTTGCTGTGGAACCTGAAGATTCTCCTCGGGTCAGTAGAGAAGATGTTCTCGTCAGAAAACCTGCTGGTTCGAGGACCAAGTCTAGCGGCGACGATGACATCCTGAACGACCTTGACGAGATGATTTTTGGCACCAAGGGAGGCAGCACATCTGAGGATCAAGATCCAAAAAGGAAGCATCAGCAACAAAAGGATGATCTGATCACCTTCTAA